One Anoplopoma fimbria isolate UVic2021 breed Golden Eagle Sablefish chromosome 2, Afim_UVic_2022, whole genome shotgun sequence DNA window includes the following coding sequences:
- the ano9b gene encoding anoctamin-9, whose amino-acid sequence MFYKAVEENIELGDREKDSHSAEHLLPSLPTRRTFDYVLVAHMVDDDTDLKAQRQRAFIQQLEKKNISITRIIHDDKVFFGLRAPSDMFQDYQYLLKVSDSCNWCGDVKGSVNQATRIRIVHFILHQTFINTGENLKELLMKDVFETMFCLHERKEQKRLRKEWARWSGLFTGQPVIDVKQYFGEKVALYYLWLGWYTKMLAPAAVLGVIVFLYGLAFFNTNPLITEVCQASIIMCPRCDKRCKVWQLSDTCTYAKVSHLFDNEGTVAFAMFMAIWATLFLELWKRHRARHVSLWKVYDWCEEEEELILEIVNDPNCKPKQFRHSYRRSILVLTLVTLMLILIIGLAQALVVFRVVAAPLMSEGSWEFTKDHANTVAVMLGAVLHYVTIQIMTRVNRWVSLKLCDIEKLNSFAATERSFTVKMFTFQFFTLFSSLFYVAFFLGRINGHPGDYVRLAGWRLEECDPSGCLTDLFIQMAVIMLLKQTLNNVFEFTVPWFKNCLSRSTAKKLERKCGHCYRKACRDNQGRVESCDVCKLRDWLYNYHLADTNAFSLFNEFLEMVVQFSFTTIFVAAFPLAPLLALINNIFEIRLDAIKMVRLERRIVARKTNDIGVWTKVLEAIGVLAVIANGLVIGVSSDFIPRLVYRYRYGPCANGSTNTHCMQGYINDTLAMAFVSHTTVRNDFRPEQMVTDSGFNVTQCSYRDYRSDEDYTLTSQFWLVLAVRFAFVILFEHVVVMCKFIAAWFVPNNPILVKNDRLLDKLARLKEELSVIKRGKSTEV is encoded by the exons GAAAACATTGAGCTGGgggacagagagaaggacagtCACAGCGCTGAGCATTTACTTCCTTCACTG cCCACCCGCAGGACATTTGACTACGTGCTGGTGGCCCACATGGTGGACGATGACACGGACCTGAAGGCTCAGAGACAGAGAGCCTTCATCCAGCAGCtcgaaaagaaaaacatcagcatCACT AGGATCATCCATGATGACAAAGTGTTTTTCGGCCTCCGTGCTCCCAGTGATATGTTTCAAGACTACCAGTACCTGCTCAAAGTCTCCGACTCCTGCAACTGGTGTGGAGATGTAAAGGGCTCTGTCAACCAGGCTACCAG gatCCGAATAGTCCATTTTATCCTTCATCAGACCTTTATCAACACAGGAG agaaCCTGAAGGAGCTGTTGATGAAGGATGTGTTTGAAACCATGTTCTGCCTCCATGAG agaaaagagcaaaaaaggCTGAGGAAGGAGTGGGCTCGATGGTCGGGTCTGTTTACAGGCCAACCTGTCATCGACGTCAA GCAGTACTTTGGAGAGAAAGTGGCTTTGTACTACCTGTGGCTGGGCTGGTACACCAAGATGCTGGCTCCAGCTGCTGTTCTGGGTGTTATAGTTTTCCTGTATGGACTCGCCTTCTTTAACACCAACCCTCTTAT TACGGAAGTGTGTCAGGCCAGCATCATTATGTGTCCTCGCTGTGATAAGAGGTGTAAAGTGTGGCAGCTCTCAGACACCTGCACCTACGCAAAG GTCAGCCACCTGTTTGACAATGAGGGCACTGTGGCTTTTGCTATGTTCATGGCAATCTGGG CAACTCTGTTTCTGGAGCTGTGGAAGAGACACAGAGCCAGACATGTTTCTCTGTGGAAGGTCTATGACTGGTGTGAGGAGGAG GAGGAACTGATTTTGGAAATAGTCAATGATCCAAACTGTAAACCCAAACAGTTCAGACACTCCTACCGGCGCAGCATCCTGGTCCTCACTCTGGTAACTCTCATG CTGATTCTGATCATTGGTCTTGCTCAAGCCCTGGTGGTGTTTCGAGTGGTGGCCGCCCCCTTGATGTCTGAAGGCAGCTGGGAGTTTACCAAGGATCATGCCAACACTGTGGCTGTCATGCTTGGAGCTGTGCTGCACTATGTCACCATTCAAATCATGACCCGG GTAAACAGATGGGTGTCCCTCAAGCTGTGTGACATAG aaaaGCTTAACTCATTTGCAGCCACAGAGAGGAGCTTCACAGTCAAGATGTTCACCTTCCAGTTCTTCACTCTCTTCTCCTCACTCTTCTATGTGGCCTTCTTCCTGGGAAG GATAAACGGCCATCCAGGTGACTATGTGCGTCTCGCTGGATGGAGACTGGAGGAG TGCGATCCTAGTGGTTGTTTGACAGACCTCTTCATCCAGATGGCCGTTATCATGCTGCTCAAACAGACTCTCAACAACGTCTTTGAGTTCACTGTGCC cTGGTTTAAGAACTGTCTGAGCAGAAGCACTGCGAAGAAGCTGGAGAGGAAGTGTGGTCACTGTTACAGGAAGGCCTGCCGCGACAATCAGGGACGTGTTGAATCTTGTGACGTCTGCAAACTTCGGGACTGGTTGTATAATTACCACCTGGCCGACACGAACGCCTTCAGCCTGTTCAATGAGTTCTTGGAGATGG TGGTCCAGTTCAGTTTCACCACCATATTTGTGGCAGCCTTCCCCCTCGCCCCTCTGCTGGCTCTCATCAACAACATCTTTGAGATCCGACTGGACGCCATCAAGATGGTCCGCCTGGAACGGCGGATTGTTGCAAGGAAGACCAACGACATCG GCGTGTGGACGAAGGTGTTGGAGGCCATCGGGGTGTTAGCAGTGATTGCTAACGGTCTGGTCATTGGAGTCTCATCAGACTTCATTCCGCGCCTCGTCTACCGTTACCGTTATGGCCCCTGTGCTAATGGAAGCACTAACACACA CTGCATGCAGGGATACATCAATGACACTTTGGCCATGGCTTTTGTGTCACACACAACAGTTAGAAATGACTTTCGTCCAGAACAGATGGTCACAGACAGCGGCTTCAACGTCACGCAGTGCAG CTACAGAGACTACCGGAGTGATGAGGACTACACTCTGACTTCTCAGTTCTGGTTGGTTTTGGCTGTCCGCTTTGCCTTCGTCATCTTGTTTGAG catGTTGTGGTGATGTGCAAGTTTATAGCGGCCTGGTTCGTCCCCAACAATCCCATTCTGGTGAAGAATGATCGGCTGCTCGACAAACTGGCACGGCTGAAGGAGGAGCTAAG TGTAATTAAACGTGGCAAATCAACAGAAGTCTGA